Proteins from one Acetoanaerobium noterae genomic window:
- a CDS encoding ArsB/NhaD family transporter — protein MLFASATAIPITIFLVIYGIIISEKINRTAISLFGAIVMIILGILNQEQAIEHIDFNTIGLLVGMMIIVNILKRTGVFEYLAIRAAKKAKGDPWKILVLFAIITAFSSAFLDNVTTILLIVPVTLVITDTLDTNPIPFMFTEILIANIGGTATLIGDPPNIMIGSATGLGFVDFIVNLAPVVIVISVATLFLLKLIYKDFLKAKDENKQKIMKMDETITIKDTLLLKKSLIVLFITILGFMVHSQFHLESATIALGGAALLLVISKIDPEEILFEVEWTTIFFFMGLFILVGSLVEVGVIDNLAKKMLELTKGNLFVTTLTILWVSAIASAFLDNIPFVATMIPLIKAMTASGQLDANPLWWALALGACLGGNGTIIGASANVIVTGIMAREGRPVSFMSFMRIGFPMMIVSIIISTIYLILFYV, from the coding sequence GTGTTGTTTGCAAGTGCAACTGCAATACCAATTACTATTTTTTTAGTTATTTACGGTATTATTATCTCGGAAAAAATCAATCGTACGGCTATCTCACTCTTTGGGGCTATTGTTATGATTATCCTAGGTATCTTAAATCAGGAACAGGCAATAGAGCACATTGATTTTAATACCATAGGTCTTTTAGTAGGTATGATGATTATTGTTAATATTTTAAAACGAACAGGTGTATTTGAGTACTTAGCAATAAGAGCCGCAAAAAAAGCTAAAGGCGACCCATGGAAAATACTTGTTTTATTTGCAATTATAACTGCTTTTTCTTCAGCATTTCTGGATAATGTTACTACAATTTTATTAATTGTACCAGTGACCTTAGTTATCACTGATACACTTGACACGAACCCTATTCCATTTATGTTTACTGAGATACTAATAGCTAATATTGGAGGAACTGCTACTCTTATAGGTGACCCTCCAAATATAATGATAGGGAGTGCAACTGGTCTTGGCTTTGTGGACTTTATCGTCAATCTAGCCCCAGTGGTTATCGTTATTTCAGTAGCAACTTTATTTTTACTTAAGCTAATTTATAAGGATTTTTTAAAGGCAAAGGATGAAAACAAGCAAAAAATAATGAAAATGGACGAAACAATAACTATAAAGGATACACTACTTTTAAAAAAGAGCTTAATAGTATTATTTATCACCATTCTAGGATTTATGGTTCATTCTCAGTTTCATTTAGAATCAGCAACTATTGCTCTTGGAGGGGCTGCACTGCTACTGGTTATAAGTAAAATAGATCCCGAGGAAATATTGTTCGAAGTAGAATGGACAACAATTTTCTTCTTCATGGGATTATTTATTCTAGTTGGCAGTCTAGTCGAGGTCGGAGTTATAGATAATCTTGCAAAAAAAATGCTAGAGCTTACAAAAGGTAATTTGTTTGTAACTACTCTTACTATTTTGTGGGTATCAGCAATTGCCTCCGCATTTTTAGACAATATTCCTTTCGTAGCAACTATGATACCTCTTATTAAAGCAATGACAGCTTCTGGACAATTAGATGCAAATCCTTTATGGTGGGCACTTGCACTAGGAGCGTGTTTGGGTGGAAATGGTACTATAATCGGAGCCTCTGCAAATGTTATTGTTACGGGTATAATGGCAAGAGAAGGACGTCCTGTAAGTTTTATGAGTTTTATGAGAATTGGTTTCCCTATGATGATTGTTTCGATTATAATTTCTACTATTTACCTAATACTTTTTTATGTATAA
- a CDS encoding cation:proton antiporter has protein sequence MQTQAMIMTSEILVMFVILVITAMLFARISEVIKVPDVVLYLLAGIIIGPSVLNLVSIDHYPLGNQLILTFGSAFILYEGGREVKLRVLNDIKTSVSLLSTLGVVISAAVVGFAAIYIFKIPMIYGLLLGAVVASTDPATLVPVFKKIKIKERVKQTVISESAFNDAVGAILVVAILAVINSGTFSLTANLKTLGVMIFGGIAVGVAVGVLFSILISDTKYGYFHDFAPILSLVTVATSFVLAEELGGSGYMATFVTGLICGNKKVFKLWVPETDFVSQMHFRETVALLMRMSIFVLLGTHVDFVSLAKYWQQSLVFVLLLMLVARPISVLICTLPDRKVKWSSKELMFIMWVRETGVIPAALSSIIVAMKMPYSDIISSAVFMTILVTLLIQASTTKMFADKLGLLEPNEDFEREKKLKPLLG, from the coding sequence ATGCAGACTCAAGCAATGATTATGACTAGTGAAATTTTAGTTATGTTTGTAATCTTAGTAATTACTGCTATGCTATTTGCCAGAATAAGTGAAGTAATAAAAGTACCAGATGTGGTGCTTTATTTATTGGCTGGAATTATCATAGGACCATCAGTATTAAATCTTGTAAGTATAGACCATTATCCACTTGGAAATCAGTTGATTTTAACCTTTGGTTCAGCTTTCATTTTGTATGAAGGGGGAAGAGAGGTTAAGCTAAGAGTATTAAATGATATAAAAACTTCAGTTTCCCTGCTGTCTACACTAGGAGTGGTTATTTCAGCGGCAGTAGTAGGTTTTGCAGCAATATATATTTTTAAAATTCCAATGATATATGGACTTTTACTTGGTGCTGTAGTAGCTTCAACTGATCCGGCAACCTTAGTTCCTGTATTTAAGAAGATAAAAATAAAAGAAAGAGTAAAGCAAACAGTTATAAGTGAGTCAGCATTTAATGATGCAGTAGGTGCAATCTTAGTTGTAGCTATACTTGCAGTAATAAACTCAGGAACATTTAGCCTAACAGCTAACCTAAAGACACTAGGAGTTATGATTTTTGGAGGAATAGCTGTAGGAGTAGCTGTAGGAGTTTTATTCTCAATTTTAATTTCAGACACAAAATATGGATACTTCCATGATTTTGCACCTATACTTTCACTAGTTACAGTAGCGACATCATTTGTACTAGCTGAAGAGCTAGGAGGAAGTGGCTACATGGCTACATTTGTTACGGGGCTTATTTGCGGAAATAAAAAAGTATTTAAGCTTTGGGTTCCAGAAACTGATTTCGTTTCCCAAATGCATTTTAGAGAAACAGTGGCACTTTTAATGAGAATGTCAATATTTGTACTTCTTGGAACACATGTTGATTTTGTAAGCCTTGCGAAATACTGGCAGCAGTCACTTGTATTTGTATTACTTCTTATGCTTGTAGCTAGACCTATATCAGTATTAATATGTACTTTACCTGATAGAAAAGTAAAATGGTCATCAAAAGAGCTTATGTTTATAATGTGGGTGAGAGAGACAGGCGTTATACCAGCTGCTTTATCATCAATAATCGTAGCTATGAAAATGCCATATAGTGATATCATTTCATCTGCAGTATTTATGACAATACTTGTAACGCTTCTAATACAAGCGAGCACTACAAAAATGTTTGCAGACAAACTAGGCTTATTGGAGCCAAATGAAGATTTTGAAAGAGAAAAGAAACTAAAGCCATTATTAGGCTAA
- a CDS encoding universal stress protein — protein sequence MQKILLPVDIEKLSDKTFKITCDLVQKLDASLVILSVVPFSDKHSHPQLSNLLDMKDEHFVEYAEKIVKDIAERFKLKDIDAQTVLLKGNPADEIIRYSEEEQFDLVIMNTQNINSTKRFFVGSVTNKVVHNSNVPVLIIS from the coding sequence ATGCAAAAAATTTTATTACCAGTTGACATCGAAAAGCTCAGTGACAAAACCTTTAAAATCACTTGCGACTTAGTACAAAAGCTTGATGCATCCTTAGTTATCCTATCAGTAGTTCCTTTTTCTGATAAACATTCACACCCTCAATTATCTAATTTACTGGACATGAAAGATGAGCATTTTGTAGAATATGCCGAGAAGATTGTAAAGGACATTGCTGAAAGATTTAAACTTAAAGACATTGACGCTCAGACCGTTCTTTTGAAAGGAAATCCAGCTGATGAAATAATTAGATACTCTGAAGAAGAGCAGTTTGATTTAGTTATTATGAATACTCAAAACATCAATTCTACAAAAAGATTTTTCGTAGGAAGCGTAACTAATAAAGTTGTTCACAACTCAAATGTACCTGTTCTAATCATTAGCTAA